The Natranaerovirga pectinivora genome includes a window with the following:
- a CDS encoding endosialidase has protein sequence MSVIQELIRVETDGTLSFGNYLLEEKKKVLDFEVSGDIYKVKTFDEITKLEKNGILLYESVPGTAVHNMKVEEKEVSFNVEGTKDSQITIELEPGKEYKLLLDEVNVGKIKSNLSGKINFSIDFEDKRRKVQIKKI, from the coding sequence ATGTCAGTTATTCAAGAACTAATCAGAGTTGAAACTGATGGTACGCTAAGCTTTGGGAATTATTTATTAGAAGAGAAGAAGAAGGTTCTTGATTTCGAAGTTAGTGGGGATATTTATAAAGTAAAAACATTTGATGAAATAACAAAGCTAGAAAAAAATGGAATATTATTGTATGAATCTGTTCCTGGTACGGCTGTTCACAATATGAAAGTTGAAGAAAAAGAAGTATCTTTTAATGTGGAAGGTACAAAAGATTCTCAAATTACAATTGAACTTGAACCAGGTAAAGAATATAAATTATTACTTGATGAAGTGAATGTTGGAAAAATCAAATCAAATTTAAGTGGAAAAATTAATTTTAGTATCGATTTTGAAGATAAAAGAAGAAAAGTTCAAATTAAAAAAATATAG
- a CDS encoding acyl-CoA thioesterase, protein MKEKRVKDSKTIMSIMVTPDKSNNHGTMHGGEIMRLMDETAYVVAKKHCRCDVSIVTARVDELEFYRPIHIEDVVTVTGELVFVGKSSMEVYVLVEVDHLSCGDKGDKVALSAYFTMVAKDKEGNRYEVPRLVLMNKEEEEKYQLGNQRYLKYKEKKKTNV, encoded by the coding sequence ATGAAAGAGAAAAGAGTGAAAGATTCAAAAACTATAATGAGTATTATGGTAACGCCAGATAAATCCAACAACCATGGAACAATGCATGGTGGAGAAATTATGAGATTAATGGATGAAACAGCATATGTAGTGGCAAAAAAACATTGTAGGTGTGATGTAAGCATAGTAACTGCAAGAGTCGATGAACTTGAATTCTATAGGCCCATACATATTGAAGACGTTGTTACAGTTACTGGGGAACTTGTTTTTGTAGGTAAATCATCTATGGAAGTTTATGTACTAGTAGAAGTGGATCACTTAAGCTGTGGAGATAAGGGAGATAAAGTAGCATTATCAGCTTACTTTACAATGGTTGCCAAGGACAAAGAAGGCAATAGATATGAAGTGCCAAGGTTGGTGTTAATGAATAAAGAAGAGGAAGAAAAATATCAGTTGGGGAACCAGAGATATTTAAAATACAAAGAAAAGAAAAAAACTAATGTATAA
- a CDS encoding DUF4397 domain-containing protein: protein MNQKTTSYIRLLHAVPDAPGVDIYANEEVLLAEDLEFGDFTPYIPVRPGDYEVDILVSGTQQGVLSTMLSVPERGIFTVAVSGSAEDPQVFVIEDPTIRIPTNQLGVRFAHLAPNAPSVDIRLDTGEQLFSDVAYGEISDYLFVDPNSYYLQVFPTDTNEPVLRAPNIRLKKDRFYTVYAVGLVGDTPPLQILVPLDGNSYINV, encoded by the coding sequence TTGAATCAAAAAACGACATCATATATTCGTTTACTACATGCAGTTCCAGATGCTCCTGGCGTTGACATTTATGCCAATGAAGAAGTACTCCTTGCAGAAGATTTAGAATTTGGAGATTTTACACCATATATCCCTGTAAGACCTGGTGATTATGAAGTAGATATTTTAGTTTCTGGCACTCAACAAGGTGTGTTAAGTACAATGCTTTCCGTTCCCGAAAGAGGGATATTTACTGTAGCTGTATCAGGATCTGCTGAAGACCCTCAAGTTTTTGTTATAGAGGACCCAACTATTAGAATACCAACTAATCAGTTAGGTGTTAGGTTCGCACACTTAGCCCCTAATGCTCCTTCTGTAGATATAAGACTTGATACAGGAGAACAACTGTTTTCAGATGTTGCTTATGGGGAGATATCAGACTATTTATTTGTTGACCCAAATTCATATTATCTCCAAGTGTTTCCAACGGATACAAATGAACCTGTTTTAAGAGCACCTAACATAAGACTTAAAAAAGATAGGTTCTATACTGTTTACGCGGTGGGTCTCGTTGGTGATACGCCACCATTGCAAATATTAGTTCCATTAGATGGCAATTCTTATATTAATGTATAA
- a CDS encoding peptidoglycan-binding domain-containing protein, whose product MTQWGSKSLGDQGRNAIEIIRHFYGQDMYLETAPRVSGVPTSWGGVNLQVGSTGEDVRIIQQQLNAVSQNFPAIPRVRVDGVFGEQTRDAVATFQEVFNLPPNGIVDYPTWYRISDIYVAVTRIAELM is encoded by the coding sequence ATGACCCAATGGGGCAGTAAATCCTTAGGAGATCAAGGTCGTAATGCTATTGAAATTATTAGACATTTTTATGGTCAAGATATGTATTTAGAAACTGCTCCTAGAGTATCAGGGGTCCCTACTTCTTGGGGTGGTGTGAATTTACAAGTTGGTTCAACAGGTGAGGACGTAAGAATTATTCAACAACAATTAAATGCTGTTTCACAAAACTTCCCAGCCATTCCTCGTGTACGGGTTGATGGTGTTTTTGGAGAACAGACTAGAGATGCTGTAGCTACTTTCCAAGAAGTGTTTAACTTGCCACCTAATGGCATTGTAGACTATCCTACATGGTATAGAATATCAGATATATATGTAGCCGTTACACGAATCGCTGAGTTAATGTAA
- a CDS encoding recombinase family protein — translation MKRGAMYIRVSTNDQIEYSPEAQKNAILNYAEKNNITIQPDNIFLDEGISGKKAEKRPAFMEMIKLAKKKPKPFDVILVHKFDRFARNREDSVVYKSLLRKECGIKVISITEQMEDDKFSIILESMLEAMAEYYSLNLADEVKKGMTEKAKRGGFQSRTPLGYYIDERGKPPKIVPEEAQIIRFIYNKFVYDQWTFYEIAKNLNDAGFRTKEGNLFEKRSIKYILENPLYSGITRWNYRKNQKINDENQWVLSEGSHEPIVSKELYNQAIEKIECINQRYGKKDRPTLEYGHWLSGILKCAYCGGAVTLGGSKKYRYYRCNKHLKGSCQYNNQIRLEQLEEIILNKIRVDIGSIELKIINSTHSNVKIEIDILKKQLKKVLKKYELSKEAFLSEVDSLEEYIKNKKIICEEEIIINNKLKTLTDKNIGLSNMVDEKINGYKLLVDHRNSVSIKNKVIRSFIEKILIDKPNEIIHIYYH, via the coding sequence ATGAAAAGGGGAGCTATGTATATTCGAGTTAGTACAAATGATCAAATCGAATATAGCCCTGAAGCACAGAAGAATGCTATATTAAACTATGCGGAAAAAAACAATATAACCATCCAACCCGACAATATATTCCTTGATGAAGGAATTAGTGGAAAAAAAGCAGAAAAAAGACCAGCTTTTATGGAAATGATAAAATTAGCAAAGAAAAAGCCAAAACCTTTTGATGTGATACTTGTTCACAAATTCGATAGATTTGCAAGAAATAGAGAAGATAGTGTTGTTTATAAATCTTTATTACGAAAAGAATGTGGTATTAAAGTTATCAGTATAACAGAACAAATGGAAGATGATAAATTCTCAATTATACTTGAATCCATGTTAGAAGCAATGGCAGAATATTATAGTTTGAACTTAGCAGATGAAGTAAAAAAAGGAATGACAGAAAAAGCAAAAAGAGGTGGTTTTCAATCAAGGACACCATTAGGTTATTATATTGATGAAAGAGGGAAACCGCCCAAAATAGTTCCGGAAGAAGCCCAAATTATAAGATTTATTTATAATAAGTTTGTCTATGATCAATGGACATTTTATGAAATAGCAAAAAATTTAAATGATGCAGGATTTAGGACAAAAGAAGGCAATCTCTTTGAAAAAAGAAGTATCAAATACATATTAGAAAACCCACTTTATTCAGGCATTACAAGATGGAATTATAGAAAAAATCAGAAGATTAATGATGAAAATCAGTGGGTACTGTCAGAGGGAAGTCATGAACCTATTGTATCAAAAGAATTATATAATCAGGCCATTGAAAAAATAGAGTGCATAAATCAACGCTATGGTAAAAAAGACAGACCAACTTTGGAGTATGGTCATTGGTTGTCAGGTATTCTTAAATGTGCCTATTGCGGGGGGGCGGTAACTTTAGGAGGAAGTAAGAAATATAGATATTATCGTTGCAATAAGCATCTAAAAGGATCATGCCAATACAATAATCAAATACGTTTAGAACAATTAGAGGAAATAATCTTAAATAAAATCAGAGTAGATATAGGCAGTATAGAGTTGAAAATTATAAACTCAACTCATTCGAATGTTAAAATTGAAATTGACATATTAAAGAAACAGCTAAAAAAAGTATTAAAAAAATATGAATTATCAAAAGAAGCATTCTTATCAGAAGTTGATTCCTTAGAAGAGTATATTAAGAACAAAAAAATAATCTGTGAGGAAGAAATTATAATTAATAATAAATTAAAAACACTTACAGATAAAAATATTGGGTTATCTAATATGGTTGATGAAAAGATTAATGGGTATAAATTATTAGTGGACCATAGGAATTCAGTAAGTATAAAGAACAAAGTAATACGATCTTTCATTGAAAAAATATTAATAGATAAACCTAATGAAATTATACATATATACTATCATTAG
- a CDS encoding RNA polymerase sigma factor, producing the protein MTMIFLLTIEDEIVRSKLEEIYYMYSKDIYRCAFKILKTHHSAEDIVQNTIMKLIDNLENIEDVNSKKTKSYILTIATNMAINMIKKNKKIVNLEKNHEERLVDDTDLEKYMLNLETCSEIAATLSKINPNYADILMLKYFHEYSNAEIAEILQINENNVHIRLHRSKRELLKQFEEGFK; encoded by the coding sequence ATGACTATGATATTTTTATTAACGATAGAAGATGAAATTGTAAGAAGTAAGCTTGAAGAAATATACTATATGTATTCTAAGGATATATATAGATGCGCTTTTAAAATATTAAAAACACATCACAGTGCCGAAGATATTGTACAAAATACTATAATGAAGTTAATTGATAATCTTGAAAATATTGAAGATGTTAACAGTAAAAAAACAAAATCATATATATTAACAATTGCCACAAATATGGCAATAAATATGATAAAAAAGAATAAGAAAATTGTTAACTTGGAAAAAAACCATGAAGAAAGATTAGTTGACGATACAGATTTAGAAAAGTATATGTTAAATTTAGAAACTTGTAGTGAAATAGCAGCAACACTTAGTAAAATTAATCCAAATTATGCAGATATATTAATGTTAAAATACTTTCACGAATACTCAAATGCTGAAATCGCTGAAATTCTTCAAATTAATGAAAACAATGTACATATCAGATTGCATAGATCTAAAAGGGAGTTATTAAAGCAATTTGAGGAGGGGTTTAAATGA
- a CDS encoding DUF4367 domain-containing protein, producing the protein MSNVNKEKTQRIVENYLYLLGHERAKIICDEFEMDEEIQNIEVPESIDKWFEDFNRKYKKKQRNIARRKMGLIYGKRIASIMLVLLLSFTVLTVSVEAFRHRVISFIMEVYDEYTAIQFIGSDNDMKKVSTGSSLYAYPTHIPVGFEVDDINDSGNLKSILFINESEQYIRLMQAPLEVRISIDTEDAITKSFEINGFEALLVNKLDLYQIIWHDEQYVYHIISNYEVNAILKLARSVSLLK; encoded by the coding sequence ATGAGCAATGTAAATAAAGAGAAAACTCAACGTATTGTTGAGAATTATCTATATTTGTTAGGACATGAAAGAGCTAAAATTATATGTGATGAATTTGAAATGGATGAAGAAATTCAAAATATTGAAGTGCCAGAAAGTATTGATAAGTGGTTTGAAGATTTTAATCGAAAATATAAAAAGAAACAGCGTAATATTGCAAGAAGAAAAATGGGTTTGATCTATGGGAAAAGAATTGCATCTATTATGTTAGTTCTTCTATTATCGTTTACTGTTTTAACGGTGAGTGTAGAAGCTTTTAGACATAGAGTTATTTCATTTATTATGGAAGTTTATGATGAATATACAGCCATTCAATTTATAGGCAGTGATAATGACATGAAGAAAGTATCAACTGGTTCCTCTCTTTATGCATACCCTACTCATATTCCAGTAGGTTTCGAAGTAGATGATATAAATGATAGTGGAAATCTAAAAAGTATTCTTTTTATAAATGAATCAGAACAGTATATTAGATTAATGCAAGCACCTTTAGAGGTAAGGATATCTATAGATACTGAAGATGCTATAACTAAAAGCTTTGAAATTAATGGTTTTGAGGCCCTTTTAGTTAATAAATTAGATCTATATCAAATTATATGGCATGATGAACAGTATGTTTATCATATAATATCTAATTATGAAGTAAATGCTATATTAAAACTTGCTAGAAGTGTAAGTTTATTAAAATAA